One stretch of Clavibacter californiensis DNA includes these proteins:
- the mraY gene encoding phospho-N-acetylmuramoyl-pentapeptide-transferase, whose translation MVALLFAGAFSLAFTLFLTPLFIKLFHRLQWGQFIRDDGPQTHHTKRGTATMGGIVIILASVLGYFVGHLLTWDGIRFDPVTPSGLLVVFMMVGLGFVGFLDDYLKTRKQQSLGLGGWQKIAGQVIVATVFAVLAITLRDPVSGLTPASTAISLFRDLPLDFMALGAVIGTGLFIVWICLIVASASNGVNVADGLDGLAAGASIFSIGSYVIIGFWQFNQSCDSVSSYQNEYRCYEVASPLDLAIIAASIVGALIGFLWWNTSPAQIFMGDTGSLGLGGALAALAILSRTELLLVFIGGLFVIVAGSVVLQRIYFKLTHGKRIFLMSPLHHHFELKGWAEVTVVVRFWIIAGLLVAAGVGTFYLEWITQ comes from the coding sequence CGACGACGGCCCGCAGACCCACCACACCAAGCGCGGCACCGCCACGATGGGCGGCATCGTCATCATCCTGGCGAGCGTGCTCGGCTACTTCGTGGGGCACCTGCTCACGTGGGACGGGATCCGCTTCGACCCCGTGACGCCGTCGGGCCTGCTGGTCGTGTTCATGATGGTCGGCCTCGGCTTCGTCGGCTTCCTCGACGACTACCTGAAGACCCGCAAGCAGCAGTCGCTCGGGCTCGGCGGCTGGCAGAAGATCGCCGGCCAGGTCATCGTCGCGACCGTGTTCGCGGTGCTCGCCATCACGCTGCGCGACCCCGTGTCCGGCCTCACGCCCGCTTCCACCGCCATCAGCCTGTTCCGCGACCTGCCGCTCGACTTCATGGCGCTCGGCGCGGTCATCGGCACGGGCCTGTTCATCGTCTGGATCTGCCTCATCGTCGCGAGCGCCTCGAACGGCGTGAACGTGGCCGACGGCCTCGACGGCCTCGCGGCGGGCGCGTCGATCTTCTCGATCGGCTCCTACGTCATCATCGGCTTCTGGCAGTTCAACCAGTCGTGCGACAGCGTCTCCAGCTACCAGAACGAGTACCGCTGCTACGAGGTGGCGAGCCCGCTCGACCTCGCGATCATCGCGGCCTCCATCGTCGGGGCGCTCATCGGCTTCCTCTGGTGGAACACGTCGCCGGCGCAGATCTTCATGGGCGACACCGGCTCGCTGGGCCTCGGCGGCGCGCTGGCTGCCCTCGCGATCCTCAGCCGCACCGAGCTGCTGCTGGTCTTCATCGGCGGCCTGTTCGTGATCGTCGCGGGCTCGGTGGTCCTGCAGCGCATCTACTTCAAGCTCACGCACGGCAAGCGCATCTTCCTCATGAGCCCGCTGCACCACCACTTCGAGCTGAAGGGCTGGGCGGAGGTCACGGTCGTCGTGCGCTTCTGGATCATCGCCGGGCTGCTCGTGGCGGCGGGCGTCGGCACCTTCTACCTGGAATGGATCACGCAGTAG